The nucleotide window AAAAATTATTCGATGCTATAATAATGGTATGCAAGATCAATTATTAAATAAAAAGGGTGCCAACAAAAAGCCGGGCAGTCGCAAACCTAAAAAACAAATTGAACCTGATTGAAACGAATTTACAATAGAAGAATTAATAGAAATAGCTAAGAGATATTACGAAATAACTAAAGATAAATCAGAATAAGGAAAACTTAGCGAACCAAAAAAACTAAATATTCCCAGAATTTCTTAAATAAAGATTATCTAAAATATCATCAGTAATTTTTTCTTTTGGAAGATCGGTAATTTTTTTAGATATATGCTCGCATGTTTGTGGTGAGTTGCAACACTTAACCACCAATTTTCCATTTTTGGAATCTCATGTAAATTTATTTCTATCAAACTGAGTATGTGAGTTTTTATCTAAAGCTATTAAATTATGAGCTTCTGTGATTTTTTTAACAAAGCGTTGTACTTCATGACTGGCAAGTTTATAGCTTTCCATATTTACTAGTTTTACTATTTTATCTTTAATTCTTTCAACTGGGAAAATATGTGCCCTGTCTAAATAAATTTGTTTATTCAAATCAAGAATATTAATAGAATCTATCTTAATTTTTTGAATTTTTGTTCTTTCTTTTTCTACTAAAGAATTAATTTGATCTAATGATAAGTACTTTTTAATTTCTGCTAAAATTTTCTTGCCACTTTCTTTACTGGATTTTTTGCTAGTGAGTTTTACTAATGATTGATAAACTTTATGAAGTTTTGAATTTTTAGGAGCATCTTTAAATCTATCAAAATAATTTTCACCATCTTCGAATAAATCATCATCCTTATAAATACCATAATATTCATCATATTCATAATTATTATTTTTAAAATCAGAATAATATGTGAAAAAGAGTGCAAAATAACTGATATTTTTATCAAAATTTTCCTCATCATCTAAAATAATAGGAGCATTTTTAGGTATAAATAATTCTCCACCTGGGTTGGAACCATAGATAAATTTATATAAATTTTTAATTGTGGTTAAAAAATTTGGTTTTCGTAATAGTTTATTTAAGCGTTTAATTTCACCTTTATTTAAGATTTGTAAATCATCTTGATTATAAATTTTAGATTTATCTTTTCTATCTTTTTGAACAACTTTTTGCTTAAGACTATTAAAAAACTCTTCCCTTTTTTTATAATAGCAACAACTTGTTTTATTAATATCGTGTTGTTCATGTTTTTCTCTATGACTTTGAGTTACTAATTTAGACATGACACAACTATTAATTTGAATATAAAAATGATGAATTACTAAACTTTCAATATCATAAACAAAAAATATTTCCCCTTTAAATTGTGGTTTATTTTTGTTTTCTGATTTGCTTTTAATTTTTAATTTACTCCATCTCAAAGTTGCACTCATCTATTACTCCTTTTCTAAAAGCAAAACAATTTTTTCAAATAGTGCTTTTAGAACTTCGATAGATATTGAATTACCAGCTAAAAATATTATAGATTTTGGTGGAACTAAATTTGTTTTATAAATTTTATGAGCATCACGTGCTGTAAAACCCATATATTTAAAGGACTCATAAAAATTTATTTCTCTTATATAGTTTTCTTGAATCAAAAATTTAAGTCTAGAGTTAGCCCCTGATGCTGTAAGTGTTGGCCCGAAAAAGTCAGGATAATAAATATAGTTTTCAGAATTAAATTTAGTAAAATTAATAATTTCCCTTTTCTTAATACTTGAGTTTGTTATTCTAGGGGTTGTTAGTTGATATTTAAAAATTTTGCTAGCTAGATTTTCTTCATTTGGTAGATGAGTAAAATCTAAAATCTTCTTTAAATTATTGTTATGTTTTATTGGGGTTGGTCATTCAAATTTTTTATTAGTCAACCAAGAAACCATGAAAACTCTTTGTCTATTTTGAGATGAGCCAA belongs to Mesomycoplasma ovipneumoniae and includes:
- a CDS encoding transposase yields the protein MSRHFIKDEFDMIYKINSEFGLKQTINYINDISPDTNFITRKHLDLRTKKIIRCYNNGMQDQLLNKKGANKKPGSRKPKKQIEPDWNEFTIEELIEIAKRYYEITKDKSE
- a CDS encoding MAG4270 family putative restriction endonuclease, giving the protein MSATLRWSKLKIKSKSENKNKPQFKGEIFFVYDIESLVIHHFYIQINSCVMSKLVTQSHREKHEQHDINKTSCCYYKKREEFFNSLKQKVVQKDRKDKSKIYNQDDLQILNKGEIKRLNKLLRKPNFLTTIKNLYKFIYGSNPGGELFIPKNAPIILDDEENFDKNISYFALFFTYYSDFKNNNYEYDEYYGIYKDDDLFEDGENYFDRFKDAPKNSKLHKVYQSLVKLTSKKSSKESGKKILAEIKKYLSLDQINSLVEKERTKIQKIKIDSINILDLNKQIYLDRAHIFPVERIKDKIVKLVNMESYKLASHEVQRFVKKITEAHNLIALDKNSHTQFDRNKFTWDSKNGKLVVKCCNSPQTCEHISKKITDLPKEKITDDILDNLYLRNSGNI
- the dcm gene encoding DNA (cytosine-5-)-methyltransferase translates to MNQVNQIPKNIDIFTYSFPCQDLSTQGLQKGLNPSTRSGLLWQIKRILENNLDNLPKVLLMENVKNLASQKFRAEFNNWINFLKTLGYQSKWKILNSTDFGSSQNRQRVFMVSWLTNKKFEWPTPIKHNNNLKKILDFTHLPNEENLASKIFKYQLTTPRITNSSIKKREIINFTKFNSENYIYYPDFFGPTLTASGANSRLKFLIQENYIREINFYESFKYMGFTARDAHKIYKTNLVPPKSIIFLAGNSISIEVLKALFEKIVLLLEKE